A window of Limnochordia bacterium genomic DNA:
CCCGGGCGTCCCAAAACATACTCTGATCTTCGGTATATAGGGCAAACTTAATCACTACCTGGACCTGGGCATAGGAGAAAGCCTCTAGGGGCTTTTCTATCCACAGCGCGTAGGGTCTTTCGGATAGGCTCTTGTAAAATGATGCCTTAAGAGCATAATCACCGCTTCGCGCATATCGTGTATCCCGCTCCAGTCTCCACGGATTCTGGTATCCGGAAACAGCGGGATCAACCCAGACCTCCCACCTTCCCCGATCATCTTCGAATCCATATTCATCTGAAAACAAGATCTTTACTTCACAGCCAGCAGTAATAACAACTAGTATAACCAACACTATGGGCAACAACCGTCGCATGATACCAACTCCTTTCCCCATAAATCTAGACGACGGAAAACTAACACCGTTTTTGTATATACCCAAGCTCCGTAATCTGATTAGTACCGTTCCAGGCCAATTTTGGCCACACCTGTATTCAGTGAAATGGTGTACTTCGTACCGGCAATAGAATAACCTTCGTCCATCCACGTTCTATCATCGATCTGTAAGAGCCCTTTTTGGAAGTTCTTGGCGGTGATTCCGCCTTTACTAATAACCTTTACTCCGGCATTACGTGGCACCCGAATGGTCACATTGCCCACCCCGCCGTTTATGTTGATACTTGCCTCAACCTGGGAATCCCCGAGGATAATATCCAGATCTCCTGCGCCCACGTCCACATTCATGCTCTTCACCACTGCAGAACGTAGATCCGCCTCTAGCTTACCAGCACCCATCTTGATCACTAAGTGCCAGGGAACCTGATTAGCAATAAACACCTCACCCTTAGCACGACGGGAGCCACCAAAAAACCAGTCTTTCCTCGGAAGAGACAGGGAGTACTCAGCGACGCTACCGATGCGGGTTACCTCCCACCTTGGCGCCTGGTCGTAGACCGAGAAGGTGGAGTTAACCATCTGCAATGAGGGCTCTGCCTTCACCTCCAGGCTACCTGCGGGAATATCCATGTGCAACCGACCCTCGGAAACATCACCGGGAAACCCATCACTAAAGGTGCTGCGTTGCACCTCGTGCACATCCCCCACATAGAAGAAAACCCAGAAAAACACACCAAACCCCAATGCTATCACCAGAAGAACCAATAAGATTGTCCCCAAAATGGAACGCCGCTTGCCCACAAGAAGACTAAACCCAAGTAGGATCAATAGAGCCGGCCAAGCTCGATACAAACTTGACCAGATGGACCAGCTCAGCATCCCTAGGTTGTTAAGTAGCAATATGCTACCTAGAAACAATAGCAGAATTCCACCAAATAAACGTGAGGGGGCCATATCCCTATTCCTTTCTCGTGCTGTTCACGATTAATGCGATTCCACAGACAATTAGTGCCGCCGGCCAGAAGAACTTCCTGAACCGAATGAACACAACTCCAGGCACGAAATTTCGTACTAGGAATAATAGGCCAAGAAGCATTAAGATTATGCCTATTACCTGCTGGGAAGACATCCGGCTTTCATTGTCTGTGCGACTAGCAGTTGGTTCTACGGGTCCAAAACCAGATGACTCGGGAATAATAATCACAGCTACGATGTACGCGATTAACCCCACACCGGTAAACAAAAGGATAACCCATAACAAGCGGATGAGTACAGGATCAACGTCTAGATATTCAGCCAACCCTCCGGCGACACCACCGATCATCCGGTCAGTTCTAGATCTATAAAGCCTCTTTGCCAAAACCCTCGCCCCTTACCATGTCAATTAGTTGTCATCGACTTTTGCATCGTGGATATCTATGGTATCCCATTCCGGTTCCTCGGGAATAATAATCCAAGCAGCAATGTAGAAGATTAGTCCTGCTCCCCAGTACAATGACGCGATCACCCAGAGTAACCGGACAAGACTCGGGTCGATGGAGAAATATCGAGCAATTCCTCCGGCAACACCGCCTAGCTTTTTATCAGTGCGGGAACGGTATATCTTCTTTGACATATACTTTCAACCCTTTCCTATGTGGGTTCTCAATTCAATCATCAGACCCAACAGGTGTTTAAAATTCATCACCCGACATGACGCATTCTGCTCACATCGCTCGGTTAAGAATTTGTCTTCGGTGACAAGAATATCAGCATACTCTTGCGCAGTGTGCAGGATAATCTCATCCGGCATTGCGGTGCTAGCCTCAGGAGTAGCGACTACAAGGCGCGGCACTGTTTGCAGCTGACTGCGTTTTCTCCCATCGGAAATGGCGGCTATCTCCCCTTCTTGAATTGGGGTAGAAAGAAACCTAAGATAACCTCGTCTTATTATGGGTAGAAAATGGGGCAAAACATCATCTGCTGCGACCAAGTCAAAGGCATTGCTATCTAGCATCACTTTTACGGGAAATTCCAATCTTCAAACCCCTAAATCAATCACTAGCTTACCCTACAGGTTAAGCTTACTACAGGATGAGGGACTTTTCAACTATGTTGGAGCCTTTAAACAAAGCCGGAAATGCTAGTAGCCTTGTTCCTCTTCACCCTCATCTGTCACTACATCCTTAAGAATGTCCAGAGCTTGTTTCTCATCTTCTTCCCGCACCAATAGTTTGATCCCACCAAAGGCAAAAACGGCCCCTGGGTAGACCTGGGCAATACTCTCATTTTTAAGTACCGAGGGGATCCCGCTAGAATCCAGTCTTGTCTTCGCTAGGTCTGCTGCCACTAGGTTGTTGTACTCACCAACCACTACAAGTTTTCCGCTGAGCATCCTTGACACCTCCGAATAGTAGATATTCATACCGTTCCTGGTCTTACTGTATAGAAGAGGTCTTACTAATATATTATTAGCTTTCCATCAAATTTTCTCCTTTATCTTACGGGAAATGGAGGTGGTAGAGAATGAGAATCTGTGATAGATTAAGTAGTGTCTATCACCTACCCTGGAGGATTTAGTGTGCGCGACGTTACAATTCTGGACGGCTATATCGACGAACCATCTTGTTTAGGTGTTCCACCATACCTATCACCCCATATCCGCTATATGTATGGAGCCTGCCGGGATGCTGGCGCAACGTCTATTGACTATTTTACCATCGACCAGATCAGAGCCAAGCTGAAAGACTGGGCCGCTGAACAACAGGGGCGTTTGGTGGTGATTGTGTGTGGAACCCCGGTTCCCGGTCGCTATCTGGGAGGTCGACCGATTAGCATCGCAGAATTGACTAAGCTGGCCGGGTTTTTGCATGACTATGGCGTCCTGACATATCTATCCGGACCCTTAGCCGAACTTGGATTGTCTGTGCCAAGCATTGAGCACTACACAGGTGAAGCGGCGGCCTTAGATGTATACCGGGTATTACAAGGCCCCGTCTTAGATGAACCCTTTGTCGCATCCCTGGCGCGCTGGGCGATCCTAGGAGCGGAGGTTGTGCTCAAACATCCTAACTTCCCTAAAGTAGTCTGTGAACTGGAAACCTTTCGGGGATGCCTGCGCAACCAAGGGTGTACCTTCTGCAGCGAGCGGTTGAAAACCGTGCGTTATGTACGCCGGGTTCCTGACATCATTGCCGAAGTCAAGATCCTCTACGAATATGGAATTCGCCATTTTCGCCTCGGCTGTCAACCGGATCTCCTCTCCTTCGGTAGAACCGGCCACAAGTTGGGAGTTAAGACTATCACTAGTCTGTATGAGGGTATCCGGCATGTAGCTCCCGATCTAAAAATGCTCCACATGGATAATGTCAACCCCACCACCGTTGCTACGCACCCGGAATGCAAAGACATCATCAGGACCATTGTTAAGCACAATACCCCCCAGGATGTGGCATCCTTCGGTCTTGAATCAGCTGACCCTGCGGTATTGGTAGCAAACAACATTGGCACTTCACCGAGACTTGCTCAGGATGCCATCAGGATCATAAACGAAATCGGAGGAGTAAGAGAAGCTGGTTTATGCAAATTATTACCAGGGATCAATTTTCTCCACGGTCTACAGGGCGAAACCAAGGCGACCTATGAGATTAACCTCTCCTATTTACAGCAAATCCGTGATCAAGGGCTGCTGCTTAGGCGGATCAATGTAAGGCAAGTACGCCCTGTGGGGGGTTACACCCCGCAGAAAGTTGATAAATTCCGGTTCAAGCAATATAAGCAAACCATCAATGAACAAATTAATAAACCGATGCTCCAACAGCTCTACCCCATCGGCACCGTGTTGGAGGATGTGATCATGGAAGCCTCCGAAGGCCCAATCACCTTCGGTAGACAACTGGGCAGTTATCCCATTCGGGTGGGAGTACCAGGAAACTACCCCCTGGGCACCCCATTAACAGTGAAGATAATTGACCACGGTTTTCGTTCCATCACTGGCATTAGGATACCTTTCGCGATTAACCAAGCTTCCCTACAGGAACTGGAGAGTATCCCCGGCTTAGGGAAAAAACGGGCCCGGCGCATTTTCCTTAACCTACCAATTCAAGGCCCGGCTCATCTAGCCGAAGTACTTGATCCCCAGGCCCCATTGGAGTTATTAATCAACCTAATTGACGGATACTAATCCTTTACTTACCCTGCTATTCCCTCAATTACCTGATTCCAACTTACATTAGGTCCCTAGAACCGTTTCTGACCTGAATCATGATACATATTCTGTTTTTAACGCCAAAAACCTACTTTAGACCCTTGCATTTACCGTGGTTTAATATTAGAATATACATGGCGGGGAGAAATTTGTCCCGCGGGTACCAGTTTGTACCCACTAGCATTTTTTGCGAAAGGAGGAATGTAAAAATGTTGTTCCGTCGAAAGAAAGTGTTGTCTTTTGACCAGGAAAGGACCAAATACCCTGTGTTATATCGACGAGCACTTGGGGTTCACCCGGTTGAAGTTGATAGGATCGTTGGAAGCGTTGGCCGTTCCCATGATATTGATGCTGACTTCCGGTTTAAAGGGATTTTCAGCAAAGAGCGGTCCCACAATATTTCCCGTGCTATGGAACGCGGCGAACCCTTTGCCGCCATTAAGGTATATGAACTGAATGGGAAGTATTATGTACTGGACGGGCATCATCGTGTAGGTGCAGCCAAAAAACTTGGTCAAGAATTCCTAGATGCTGATATTACCCAGTTCATCCCCAGTGGGTCCAGTCATCGCACTCAGGCCGGGAATCCGGCCTGACCCTTCTTTTATTTTATTCTTCATTGTCAACCCACTTACAATTGCCGGTTGACAAGTCCCGCGTATAGCAGTACAATACTCCCAAGATAAGCCTCTGGGAGATGATTCAATGCATTTTAGCACCCTTGACATCACAAAAGTTGGGCTGTTTGCTGCTTTTGCAGTTATCGCGGCCATGCTCTTGCGCTTCGCTGCAGATATTGTTCCCTTCAGTCTACTGCCCTTTGTAGCCATATTTGCTGGTACGGTCCTCGGTAAAAAGTTGAGTTCGGTGAGCATGTTCCTGTATATTCTCCTTGGACTGATTGGTCTTCCTGTCTTTGCAGCTCCGCCCTTTGGTGGCATTGCCTATGTGCTGAATCCCACCTTTGGTTTTCTCCTCGGTTTTGTTCTGGCGGCCTACACAGCCGGACTAATCCTTGAGAAGTTCGGCAGGACCTATGTCAATTACTTGGTTGCATCGATAGCCGGTATCTTGGTAATATATCTTATTGGGATCCCTTATTTAGCACTGATCTTACATTTTTACATGGGGCAGGCTATCAGCCTCAATCAGGTTTTGAAGATTGGTTTCTACCCTTTTATTCCTTTGGATCTGATTAAGGCGGTGATTAGCTCAGTTTTGGCCTATCGGATCAAACGACGCCTCCCCTAGGAGGAGAGAGTTTCATGAACCTTAGACCCGGACAATTACTCAGCCTACGGGCCAATGACCTAAATGATATCGGTCAAGGAGTTGGGCGCATAGACAATATGGTCGTCTTCGTTGATGGACTACTCCCTGACGAAGAGGCAGAAGTTGAGATCACTTTGGTGAAAAAGAACTACGCCACGGCAGTTATCCGGCGAATCACCACACCATCGGTACAACGGGTGATACCTCAATGTCCTACATACCCCCAGTGTGGTGGGTGTCAGGTTAGTCATCTCTCCTACCAGGGACAGCTTGCCTACAAAGAGAGTAAAGTCCGCAAGGCGCTAACCCGCATCGGAGGGCTTCAGCTAGACGAAAGGGTGTTCAAGCCAATTGTACCCAGTAACCCCTTTGGTTACCGAAATAAGGCACAGTATCCGGTGGATACGATCGACGAAAAGATAGTGATGGGCTTTTACGAACGGGATAGCCATCGGATCATTCCGTGTATCGATTGCCCACCCCAGCATCCCCTCAGTGCTAGATTAGTCCAGGTACTACCTGGTATCCTTCAACACCTTGGCATCAGTTGCTACGACCAAAAAACGGGCTCCGGTCTGATTCGTCATGCCGTCTCCCGGGTCAGTTTCTCCCATAACGAACTGTTGCTAGTTCTTGTGGTAAACTCACCCAAACCCCTCCCCCGTAAAGAGCAGCTAACCCGCCAACTCCGAAGAGCAATCCCCGAGTTGGTAGGTATTGTACAGAACGTAAACATTGACAATACAAACAGGATCCTCGGTCAGCAGTCCTTCCTCCTTGACGGTCGGGATCACATATTTGAAAAGTTGGGTACCTATGAGTTCATTATTTCGGCCACCTCTTTCTTTCAGATAAACCCCCTACAAGCAAGAAGACTATACGATACAGTGAAGGATGCAATTGAGCCTTCCACCAAGACCGTTGTGGATGCCTATTGTGGAACTGGAACCATCGGCATTTACGTCAGTGACCAAGTGCAAAAGGTTATCGGGATTGAGGAGCATCCGTCCTCGATACTTGATGCATTAAGGAATGCCAAGCATAACCAAGTGGACAACTGCCAGTTCCACACGGGAAAAGTAGAAAGAATCCTCCCTACCCTACTCCCTAGAGAACACGTTGATCTGCTGCTTGTGGATCCACCCCGTAGGGGCTGTGCTCCCGAAGTAATTGATGCCCTTTTGCACAACAATATTCCAAATCTAATCTACGTATCCTGCAACCCAGCATCATTGGCCAGGGACCTTTCCTATCTAACTCAAGGCGGATACCAAGTGCAGAGGGTTGTCCCCGTAGACATGTTCCCGCAAACATCCCATGTGGAGTGTGTGGTATTGATAGCCAAGACTGGTTAATAATGGGACTTAAGAAGTGGCGCGAATACGACCCATGCAAAGATGCAGGTGATGTTTCTTGGTATGGATGGAACGTGGAAACAGATCGAAATATTTTCAAGGCTTTAATTTCGCAATACCGGTCGAGCGATTACCTGTTGTTCTTGCTATACTGGATAGCTGGAAGTGGAGAATGGAATTATCGGACAAAGCCAAATCTGTAAGCAGAATGCAACATTGCACATTTGGATGAGGATATTACGCTGGATGCAGCAAATATCATGCCGCCCGAATGTTCAAGGACCTGACAGGTCGAATGCCCTTTGAAACCATACGCGCCCTACGGCTAACCAAAGCGGCGCAGGCCTTGCAGTCTTTCGACGAAAGAGTAGTGGATGTGGCAATAGACAGCGGCTTCTAGCGTGAGGTTGGATTGAAGTGCCTATATGATCGTAATGGAACCACTTATTACCTGATTTCACAGAAATCTACTCAGCAAATAGGAATGCTGAAATCGGCAAAGGCAAAAGAGAGTCTAATTCCAGAAGTCTATCATCGTACCAAAGGTTCGGATTTGGGCGGTTCTATTTCCCAACCTTTCTTCAAGTCATGTGTCTATATAGGTGAAAGCTTTCAAGGAGATCAGATAATGGAACAAAGAACAGCCGAACAGATCGCAACTGAGTTCATGAAGCCGATTTATGGGTTTTGCCTAAAACGATGCGCAAACCCGCAGGATGCAGAGGATTTGACGCAAGAGATCTGCCTAAGAATGTATCGCACGTTGCTAGAACGCGATGACATTGAGTCGATCGACCGTTTTGTATGGACAGTCGCACATAACGCACTGGCCAACTACTACCGTGGGAGACAAAGAAGCGGTATAGGTGCACCCATGGAGGAACTCTTAGAAACATTGCCCTCCAATGATGATGTCTTCCTTAGTGTGGTTCAGAGGGAAACACAGGCAAAACTCCATGCCGAGATTGCTTATTTAGCCAAGCTACAAAGACAGATCGTAATCATGTATTATTACGAAAACAAAAAGCAGGCTGAAATAGCTAAAGCGCTAGATTTACCACTGGGGACTGTAAAGTGGCATCTGTTCGAAGCAAAGAGGGATCTGAAAAGGGGTATGAGGACGATGAGAAATCCTAGCGAACTGAAATTCGACCCGATTAGATTTGGACTATGCGGATTCAGTGGGTCAATCGGTACCAAAGGCGGAAGTAACAACTTTTTCCGTGGTACACTCCCGCAGAACATTGTTTATTTAGTACGACACGATGCAAAAACAGTCAATGAAATTGCCCAATGTCTCGGTGTCTCTCCCGTTTTTGTGGAGAGTGAAGCGGAGTATCTTGAGGAGTACGGATTTCTGTTTCGACAAGGCACTAGATACCTAGCTAACATGCTCATCGATGAACCGACCACAGAGCAAAACCTGATGCAAAGCAACATGTACCAACAAGCGGCAAGATTATTTGCAAACGAGTTGTATGACGAGCTGATTACGAGCGGTGCTCTAAATGATCAGGGTGTATTCTTTCCCAATAACGATCACAATTTTGCGCAGTGGTCTCTGATTCCATACATTGCTGCATATAGCGGGGAGAAGGATGCTTCGATTTCGTTTGAGGAGGTTGCGACAATTCGTCCCGACGGTGGAC
This region includes:
- a CDS encoding cell wall-active antibiotics response protein — encoded protein: MAPSRLFGGILLLFLGSILLLNNLGMLSWSIWSSLYRAWPALLILLGFSLLVGKRRSILGTILLVLLVIALGFGVFFWVFFYVGDVHEVQRSTFSDGFPGDVSEGRLHMDIPAGSLEVKAEPSLQMVNSTFSVYDQAPRWEVTRIGSVAEYSLSLPRKDWFFGGSRRAKGEVFIANQVPWHLVIKMGAGKLEADLRSAVVKSMNVDVGAGDLDIILGDSQVEASININGGVGNVTIRVPRNAGVKVISKGGITAKNFQKGLLQIDDRTWMDEGYSIAGTKYTISLNTGVAKIGLERY
- a CDS encoding PspC domain-containing protein yields the protein MAKRLYRSRTDRMIGGVAGGLAEYLDVDPVLIRLLWVILLFTGVGLIAYIVAVIIIPESSGFGPVEPTASRTDNESRMSSQQVIGIILMLLGLLFLVRNFVPGVVFIRFRKFFWPAALIVCGIALIVNSTRKE
- a CDS encoding PspC domain-containing protein; translation: MSKKIYRSRTDKKLGGVAGGIARYFSIDPSLVRLLWVIASLYWGAGLIFYIAAWIIIPEEPEWDTIDIHDAKVDDN
- a CDS encoding DUF2007 domain-containing protein encodes the protein MLSGKLVVVGEYNNLVAADLAKTRLDSSGIPSVLKNESIAQVYPGAVFAFGGIKLLVREEDEKQALDILKDVVTDEGEEEQGY
- a CDS encoding radical SAM protein, translated to MRDVTILDGYIDEPSCLGVPPYLSPHIRYMYGACRDAGATSIDYFTIDQIRAKLKDWAAEQQGRLVVIVCGTPVPGRYLGGRPISIAELTKLAGFLHDYGVLTYLSGPLAELGLSVPSIEHYTGEAAALDVYRVLQGPVLDEPFVASLARWAILGAEVVLKHPNFPKVVCELETFRGCLRNQGCTFCSERLKTVRYVRRVPDIIAEVKILYEYGIRHFRLGCQPDLLSFGRTGHKLGVKTITSLYEGIRHVAPDLKMLHMDNVNPTTVATHPECKDIIRTIVKHNTPQDVASFGLESADPAVLVANNIGTSPRLAQDAIRIINEIGGVREAGLCKLLPGINFLHGLQGETKATYEINLSYLQQIRDQGLLLRRINVRQVRPVGGYTPQKVDKFRFKQYKQTINEQINKPMLQQLYPIGTVLEDVIMEASEGPITFGRQLGSYPIRVGVPGNYPLGTPLTVKIIDHGFRSITGIRIPFAINQASLQELESIPGLGKKRARRIFLNLPIQGPAHLAEVLDPQAPLELLINLIDGY
- a CDS encoding ParB/Srx family N-terminal domain-containing protein, which codes for MLFRRKKVLSFDQERTKYPVLYRRALGVHPVEVDRIVGSVGRSHDIDADFRFKGIFSKERSHNISRAMERGEPFAAIKVYELNGKYYVLDGHHRVGAAKKLGQEFLDADITQFIPSGSSHRTQAGNPA
- a CDS encoding biotin transporter BioY, yielding MHFSTLDITKVGLFAAFAVIAAMLLRFAADIVPFSLLPFVAIFAGTVLGKKLSSVSMFLYILLGLIGLPVFAAPPFGGIAYVLNPTFGFLLGFVLAAYTAGLILEKFGRTYVNYLVASIAGILVIYLIGIPYLALILHFYMGQAISLNQVLKIGFYPFIPLDLIKAVISSVLAYRIKRRLP
- the rlmD gene encoding 23S rRNA (uracil(1939)-C(5))-methyltransferase RlmD gives rise to the protein MNLRPGQLLSLRANDLNDIGQGVGRIDNMVVFVDGLLPDEEAEVEITLVKKNYATAVIRRITTPSVQRVIPQCPTYPQCGGCQVSHLSYQGQLAYKESKVRKALTRIGGLQLDERVFKPIVPSNPFGYRNKAQYPVDTIDEKIVMGFYERDSHRIIPCIDCPPQHPLSARLVQVLPGILQHLGISCYDQKTGSGLIRHAVSRVSFSHNELLLVLVVNSPKPLPRKEQLTRQLRRAIPELVGIVQNVNIDNTNRILGQQSFLLDGRDHIFEKLGTYEFIISATSFFQINPLQARRLYDTVKDAIEPSTKTVVDAYCGTGTIGIYVSDQVQKVIGIEEHPSSILDALRNAKHNQVDNCQFHTGKVERILPTLLPREHVDLLLVDPPRRGCAPEVIDALLHNNIPNLIYVSCNPASLARDLSYLTQGGYQVQRVVPVDMFPQTSHVECVVLIAKTG
- a CDS encoding RNA polymerase sigma factor, with protein sequence MEQRTAEQIATEFMKPIYGFCLKRCANPQDAEDLTQEICLRMYRTLLERDDIESIDRFVWTVAHNALANYYRGRQRSGIGAPMEELLETLPSNDDVFLSVVQRETQAKLHAEIAYLAKLQRQIVIMYYYENKKQAEIAKALDLPLGTVKWHLFEAKRDLKRGMRTMRNPSELKFDPIRFGLCGFSGSIGTKGGSNNFFRGTLPQNIVYLVRHDAKTVNEIAQCLGVSPVFVESEAEYLEEYGFLFRQGTRYLANMLIDEPTTEQNLMQSNMYQQAARLFANELYDELITSGALNDQGVFFPNNDHNFAQWSLIPYIAAYSGEKDASISFEEVATIRPDGGHNITYASIFNPNMEPPKYMESMKNWCGPCWNGNHDLLLWTIDTEWSTKRIGDSYQETVKRDLSLFERFMSGDQLSPDEFAYMAEKGYLTTNGKPDEFFTASLQIVWLNNEAKQRLLGIGEGIKEKYRAKFDELKAPFVSLVLENTPKHLRKMQSYTMQYIFHADGWFILHCLKELVGNGKLKLPTEEQKRSLTTIIVTGR